One window of the Thermomicrobiales bacterium genome contains the following:
- a CDS encoding VOC family protein has product MSHHPIAPLRGYHHLTMVTRDARENARFYRDLLRLRLVKQTVDLTMPDVRHVCYGDEIGAPGSLLTFFEWPDAPHGQRGWGGTEHIALRVASGAALAWWRGHLEREGVDLEGPFHDHTRPAIRFRDPDGLIVELVAPAGDDVPDGAPVFFVPAMAIGRIDHAALLATDRETASVYYQHMLGFDLAGEYPNPINPGRADLVFEIDGPAPAERLIVTLVDHDAVGRAVAGPGQIHHIAFCVPDEAVELVWQERIISAGVNVSDIQDRQYFHSIDFRDPDGHLLEIATAHPGFAIDEPLESLGQALKLPPWLEHRRDELERRLRPIDGDNE; this is encoded by the coding sequence ATGAGCCATCACCCGATCGCGCCTCTGCGCGGCTATCACCACCTGACGATGGTCACCCGCGACGCGCGGGAGAATGCCCGCTTCTATCGCGATCTGCTGCGGCTGCGGCTGGTCAAGCAGACGGTCGATCTCACCATGCCGGATGTCCGCCACGTCTGCTACGGCGACGAGATCGGCGCGCCGGGGTCGCTGCTGACCTTCTTCGAATGGCCGGACGCCCCCCATGGCCAGCGCGGCTGGGGCGGGACGGAGCACATCGCCCTGCGGGTTGCCAGCGGGGCGGCGCTGGCATGGTGGCGCGGCCATCTGGAGCGCGAGGGGGTCGACCTGGAAGGGCCGTTCCACGACCACACCAGGCCGGCCATCCGGTTCCGCGATCCGGACGGGCTGATCGTCGAGCTGGTTGCCCCAGCCGGGGATGACGTGCCGGATGGCGCGCCGGTCTTCTTCGTGCCCGCGATGGCGATCGGCCGGATCGACCACGCCGCGCTGCTGGCGACCGATCGCGAGACGGCATCGGTCTACTACCAGCACATGCTGGGCTTCGACCTCGCCGGCGAATATCCAAACCCGATCAACCCTGGCCGGGCCGATCTCGTCTTCGAGATTGATGGGCCGGCCCCGGCCGAGCGGCTGATCGTGACACTGGTGGACCACGACGCCGTCGGGCGCGCCGTCGCCGGCCCCGGCCAGATCCACCATATTGCCTTCTGCGTGCCGGACGAGGCAGTCGAGCTGGTCTGGCAGGAGCGGATCATCAGCGCGGGCGTCAACGTGTCGGACATCCAGGACCGGCAGTATTTCCACAGCATCGACTTCCGTGACCCGGACGGGCACCTGCTGGAGATCGCCACCGCTCACCCCGGATTCGCCATCGATGAGCCGCTGGAGTCGCTCGGCCAGGCGCTGAAGCTTCCGCCGTGGCTCGAGCATCGCCGCGACGAGCTGGAACGCAGGCTCCGCCCGATCGACGGGGACAACGAGTGA
- a CDS encoding LysR family transcriptional regulator, which translates to MAVDRDQLLAFERIARVGSFSRAAAEMGIAQGTISARIRVLEAEVGGELFVRMGRTIALSEMGRAFLPYARRALEVLDEGVAAARATAAGEQGALAIGLLDSLAGGFVARALAAFRDEHPAVGIEVRAGESDEIAELLRDGVLTLGIVGWAPPPAGLIALVELHERLVPVASPAHPLARGGSVSFAEAIAGGNPFVLIRWDATFVEAVRATPHGAGAVIEAPFATARRLLRRRGGVAFLTEDLVADDLLEGYLAELQLTDAPRFERHLALARAARDESLAPVSEAFVAALRQAAGAFGGKRDEG; encoded by the coding sequence ATGGCCGTGGATCGCGACCAGCTGCTGGCGTTCGAGCGGATCGCGCGGGTGGGGAGCTTCAGCCGGGCGGCGGCGGAGATGGGGATCGCCCAGGGGACGATCAGCGCGCGGATCCGGGTGCTGGAGGCGGAGGTCGGCGGCGAGCTGTTCGTCCGGATGGGGCGGACGATCGCGCTGAGCGAGATGGGCCGTGCCTTCCTGCCGTACGCCCGCCGGGCGCTGGAGGTGCTGGACGAGGGGGTCGCGGCGGCGCGGGCGACGGCAGCCGGCGAGCAGGGCGCGCTGGCGATCGGGTTGCTCGACTCGCTGGCCGGCGGGTTCGTGGCCCGCGCGCTCGCTGCCTTCCGCGACGAGCACCCGGCGGTCGGGATCGAGGTCCGGGCCGGCGAGAGTGACGAGATCGCCGAGCTGCTGCGCGACGGCGTACTGACGCTGGGCATCGTTGGCTGGGCGCCGCCGCCGGCCGGGCTGATTGCGCTGGTCGAGCTTCACGAGCGGCTGGTTCCTGTCGCCTCGCCGGCCCACCCGCTGGCCCGCGGTGGGTCGGTGTCGTTCGCCGAGGCGATCGCCGGCGGCAACCCGTTCGTGCTGATTCGCTGGGACGCGACGTTCGTCGAGGCGGTCCGGGCGACGCCGCACGGCGCAGGCGCGGTGATCGAAGCGCCGTTCGCGACCGCCCGCCGGCTGCTACGACGGCGCGGCGGCGTCGCCTTCCTGACCGAAGACCTGGTCGCCGACGATCTGCTGGAGGGCTACCTCGCCGAGCTCCAGCTCACCGACGCGCCACGCTTCGAGCGCCATCTGGCGCTGGCCCGCGCCGCCCGCGACGAGTCGCTCGCGCCGGTCTCCGAGGCGTTCGTCGCCGCACTGCGCCAGGCGGCCGGGGCGTTCGGTGGCAAGCGGGATGAAGGATGA
- a CDS encoding phage portal protein, translating to MHPVAAPTAGRLAAWLLTQDTQRMNRYQEHLDFYDGRQWTGARRAGETRIVLNYARVLVRKAVAYLMPAPVTFDVLPGTSDVPEETIRLAERALAAVYDEIDQHAADVQSALDAAVLGDGAFKVTWSDRHRRPVVAPVDPAGLWAWWEPDDPRTIYRAIQRYRVLPAEAERLFGRPLNAATGGGRPLTVIEDWLADRYRVEVDGAVVIDAANPYGWVPYVIYPNVPRPHEFWGASDLEDLVDVCRELNQRMTTISHILQVSGYPVTVLENVSGSEGIRAEPGAVWELPEASKAYLLDMLGSGIGMHIDYVNLLYRQLHDLSETPRTAFGDSGRSLSGVALEVEIQPLVQKVTRKRRVWDAVYAQRNALVLDLLERFGGLPLAGLRRTRPIWQEILPSDREKLVRGESRLVASGVHSRRQAMAILGESDPDRRWAEVLDEAAALHTIGYEGVLDGG from the coding sequence ATGCACCCCGTCGCCGCTCCCACGGCCGGCCGGCTGGCGGCATGGCTGCTGACCCAGGATACGCAGCGGATGAACCGCTATCAGGAACACCTCGATTTCTACGACGGCCGGCAGTGGACCGGCGCCCGGAGAGCCGGGGAGACGCGAATCGTGCTCAACTACGCGCGTGTCCTGGTTCGCAAGGCGGTCGCCTATCTGATGCCCGCGCCGGTGACGTTCGATGTCCTGCCCGGAACGTCAGACGTGCCGGAGGAGACCATCCGGCTGGCCGAGCGGGCGTTGGCGGCCGTTTACGACGAGATCGACCAGCACGCCGCAGATGTGCAGTCGGCACTCGACGCGGCCGTTCTCGGTGATGGCGCATTCAAGGTCACCTGGAGCGATCGCCACCGTCGCCCGGTGGTCGCGCCGGTCGATCCGGCCGGCCTTTGGGCGTGGTGGGAGCCAGACGACCCGCGCACGATCTACCGCGCTATCCAGCGCTACCGCGTCCTGCCGGCGGAGGCCGAGCGGCTGTTTGGCCGGCCGCTGAACGCGGCCACGGGCGGTGGCCGGCCGCTCACGGTCATCGAGGACTGGCTCGCCGATCGATATCGTGTCGAGGTCGACGGCGCGGTGGTCATCGACGCGGCGAATCCCTACGGATGGGTGCCGTATGTGATCTATCCGAACGTCCCCCGACCGCACGAGTTCTGGGGCGCGTCCGACCTCGAAGACCTGGTCGACGTCTGTCGCGAGCTGAATCAGCGAATGACGACAATCTCCCACATCCTCCAGGTCAGCGGCTACCCGGTCACCGTGCTGGAGAACGTCTCCGGCAGCGAAGGTATCCGCGCCGAGCCGGGCGCAGTCTGGGAGCTCCCGGAGGCGTCGAAGGCCTACCTGCTCGACATGCTCGGCAGTGGGATCGGCATGCATATTGATTACGTCAACTTGCTCTATCGTCAGCTGCACGATCTTTCCGAGACGCCGCGGACTGCCTTCGGCGATTCGGGCCGCTCGCTCTCTGGCGTCGCGCTGGAAGTCGAGATCCAGCCGCTTGTCCAGAAGGTGACGCGTAAACGGCGAGTGTGGGACGCCGTCTACGCCCAGCGCAACGCATTGGTGCTGGACCTGCTGGAGCGCTTCGGCGGTCTGCCACTGGCCGGCCTGCGCCGGACCCGCCCGATCTGGCAGGAGATCCTGCCGAGCGATCGCGAGAAGCTGGTTCGCGGCGAGTCGCGCCTCGTGGCCAGCGGCGTCCACTCGCGCCGGCAGGCGATGGCTATCCTCGGCGAGTCCGATCCCGACCGCCGCTGGGCCGAGGTTCTCGACGAGGCCGCGGCGCTGCACACCATCGGATACGAAGGGGTGCTGGATGGGGGATGA
- a CDS encoding carboxymuconolactone decarboxylase family protein codes for MVVVPRLNTGKANPQVTEPMMAMSQAVGDSELDRSLIELIDIRASQINGCGFUIDMHTIDAREAGEKEHRIYLLSAWREAPYYTDAERAALELTEAVTNISHAGVPDDVYERVRQHYDEAQYVALLMAINTINCWNRLSIASNTGAGNYKPHLRR; via the coding sequence ATGGTGGTGGTACCACGGCTAAACACGGGGAAAGCGAACCCCCAGGTGACCGAGCCGATGATGGCGATGAGTCAGGCCGTCGGCGACAGCGAGCTGGACAGATCCCTCATCGAGCTGATCGATATTCGCGCCTCGCAGATCAACGGGTGTGGCTTTTGAATAGACATGCACACGATCGATGCCCGTGAGGCAGGCGAGAAAGAACATCGGATCTATCTGCTGAGCGCCTGGCGCGAAGCGCCCTACTACACCGACGCCGAACGCGCGGCGCTGGAGCTGACCGAAGCGGTCACCAATATCTCCCATGCCGGCGTGCCGGACGACGTCTACGAGCGCGTCCGTCAGCACTACGACGAGGCGCAGTACGTCGCGCTGCTGATGGCGATCAATACGATCAACTGCTGGAACCGGCTCAGCATTGCGAGCAACACCGGCGCCGGCAACTACAAGCCGCACCTGCGGCGCTAG
- a CDS encoding carboxymuconolactone decarboxylase family protein: MEPRMRAMQANPDVTKPMLAMSQAVHDSGLDPALVMLIDIRASQINGCGQ; the protein is encoded by the coding sequence GTGGAACCACGGATGCGGGCCATGCAGGCCAATCCGGACGTAACGAAGCCAATGCTGGCGATGAGCCAGGCGGTCCATGACAGCGGGCTCGATCCGGCGCTGGTCATGTTGATCGACATTCGCGCCTCGCAGATCAACGGATGCGGCCAATGA
- a CDS encoding MFS transporter, with the protein MAAEHWRPGPAFGLILSHFALFGIIAGVRGVVWAEMVDALRIGSGAFGTAQLAASFASIAAVVLYARVAARTGTRSIALVGLALITASMLGLAGAGSLATLIVALAILGAGTGLLDGAMIQGSVDWERLARRARMNVMHAGFSIAAVVGAIGAGIGLAAGASYNALLVGAAGFSLLTFVATLFIAYPPTGESAREERGDWRVVLASGAVRTLIGIILFGIVVESVAFIWAVIYLREELGASAAAGGASFALFNATMFAGRLANTPLVARSGPRVSLLASGIGIGAGGLLLVVAGSVPLAMAALALVGLGVAGIFPTVMSAAAARLPDRSRELTAVVMIVTYLAFMVTPPAIGWVAELSSLRIAMILLPVSGGAIVWLAARGREMTQA; encoded by the coding sequence GTGGCGGCTGAACACTGGCGGCCGGGGCCGGCCTTCGGGCTGATCCTCAGCCACTTCGCGTTGTTCGGGATCATCGCCGGGGTGCGCGGGGTCGTCTGGGCGGAGATGGTCGACGCGCTGCGGATTGGGTCCGGCGCGTTCGGCACCGCCCAACTCGCGGCATCGTTCGCCTCAATCGCCGCGGTCGTCCTCTATGCCCGAGTGGCGGCGAGGACGGGCACTCGGAGCATTGCGCTGGTTGGGCTTGCGCTGATCACCGCATCCATGCTCGGCCTGGCGGGGGCAGGATCGCTGGCCACGCTCATTGTCGCGCTGGCCATCCTCGGGGCCGGCACCGGCCTGCTCGATGGCGCGATGATCCAGGGTTCGGTGGATTGGGAGCGGTTGGCCCGGCGGGCGCGGATGAACGTGATGCACGCGGGGTTCAGCATCGCCGCAGTGGTTGGCGCGATCGGCGCGGGGATCGGGTTGGCGGCCGGCGCCAGCTACAACGCTCTCCTGGTTGGCGCGGCTGGCTTCAGCCTGCTCACCTTCGTTGCCACGCTGTTTATCGCCTACCCGCCGACCGGCGAATCGGCCAGGGAGGAGCGCGGCGACTGGCGGGTGGTGTTGGCCTCCGGCGCGGTGCGCACGCTGATCGGGATCATTCTCTTCGGCATCGTCGTCGAGAGTGTCGCCTTCATCTGGGCCGTGATCTATCTGCGCGAAGAGCTGGGCGCTTCGGCTGCGGCGGGCGGGGCGAGCTTCGCGCTCTTCAACGCGACGATGTTCGCCGGCCGGCTGGCGAACACGCCGCTCGTCGCCCGATCCGGCCCACGCGTCTCGCTACTGGCGTCCGGCATCGGGATCGGCGCTGGCGGGCTGCTACTCGTCGTCGCCGGGAGTGTCCCGCTGGCGATGGCGGCGCTGGCGCTCGTCGGGCTCGGTGTGGCCGGCATCTTCCCGACTGTCATGAGCGCCGCCGCTGCTCGCCTTCCGGATCGGAGCCGCGAGTTGACGGCGGTCGTCATGATCGTCACCTATCTCGCGTTCATGGTGACCCCGCCCGCGATCGGCTGGGTCGCCGAGCTGAGCTCGCTGCGAATCGCGATGATCCTGCTGCCGGTGAGCGGCGGGGCAATCGTCTGGCTGGCGGCGCGAGGGCGTGAAATGACGCAGGCATAA
- a CDS encoding glucose 1-dehydrogenase, with amino-acid sequence MRLSGKVAIITGAASGIGLAMATRFVAEGASVVAADWNGERLDAAVKTLTADGGAAIGVQGDIADPATADELVERAIAAYGRLDVLVNNAGISDYMQGVGEVTDEIWRRVIGINVDGPMFASRRAVTHMLEHGGGSIINIASIAGLHGGAGGAAYTTSKHALIGLTRNTAWMYAKRGIRCNAICPGATATNIAETMPQDRLDMVGMARAGEFHALLPAFLAPEDIANVALFLASDESRQINGAIIAADGGWAAV; translated from the coding sequence ATGCGACTGAGCGGCAAGGTAGCGATCATCACCGGGGCGGCGTCGGGGATCGGGCTGGCGATGGCGACGCGGTTTGTCGCCGAGGGAGCCAGCGTCGTGGCGGCCGACTGGAACGGCGAGCGGCTGGATGCGGCGGTGAAGACGCTGACCGCCGACGGCGGCGCGGCCATCGGCGTGCAGGGGGACATCGCCGACCCGGCGACGGCGGACGAGCTGGTCGAGCGGGCCATCGCGGCGTATGGCCGGCTGGATGTGCTGGTCAACAACGCCGGCATATCCGACTACATGCAGGGCGTCGGCGAGGTCACCGACGAGATCTGGCGGCGGGTGATCGGCATCAACGTTGATGGCCCGATGTTCGCCAGCCGTCGCGCGGTCACGCACATGCTGGAGCACGGCGGCGGCTCGATCATCAACATCGCCTCGATCGCCGGCCTCCATGGCGGCGCGGGCGGCGCGGCCTACACCACCTCCAAGCACGCGCTGATCGGGCTGACGCGCAACACGGCCTGGATGTACGCGAAGCGCGGCATCCGCTGCAACGCGATCTGCCCCGGCGCGACGGCGACGAACATCGCCGAGACGATGCCGCAGGACCGGCTCGACATGGTCGGCATGGCCCGGGCGGGCGAGTTCCACGCGCTCCTGCCGGCCTTCCTCGCGCCGGAGGACATCGCCAATGTCGCGCTCTTCCTCGCGTCGGACGAGTCGCGCCAGATCAACGGCGCGATCATCGCTGCCGACGGAGGCTGGGCCGCCGTATAG
- a CDS encoding major capsid protein, whose product MAMTKVEAAKLTNDVLLAGVIETIIMESSVLQMLPFEDVIGTAITYNRENAAPTIDWYAPGDTWNEGTPTFTQKTAVLKILGGDADVDNFLQQTYRNPNDLEAEVLLSKAKATAYEFSKKFYQGDSVGFPNEFDGLAKLTAAESRETTAGANGAALTLDMMDALVDTIMPGRPDALLMSKRTRRKLSALRRASGNLLETGVDAFGLRALYYDGIPLLVDDWIPTNEVQGSSGAVCSSIYAVKFGRQGITGLENGGIQVEQVGELETKDATRNRIKWYCGLALMGPLGIQRLKGINAS is encoded by the coding sequence ATGGCGATGACGAAGGTTGAAGCGGCGAAGCTGACGAACGACGTGCTTCTCGCGGGCGTGATCGAGACGATCATCATGGAGTCGAGCGTGTTGCAGATGCTGCCGTTCGAGGACGTGATCGGCACGGCGATCACCTACAACCGCGAGAACGCGGCGCCGACGATCGATTGGTACGCGCCGGGCGACACGTGGAACGAGGGCACGCCAACGTTCACGCAGAAGACTGCCGTGCTGAAGATCCTCGGCGGTGACGCGGACGTCGACAATTTCCTACAGCAGACGTACCGGAATCCCAACGACCTCGAAGCCGAGGTGTTGCTGTCGAAGGCGAAGGCGACGGCGTATGAGTTCAGCAAGAAGTTCTACCAAGGGGACTCGGTTGGTTTTCCCAACGAGTTCGACGGGCTGGCGAAGTTGACGGCGGCGGAGAGCCGGGAAACGACGGCGGGCGCGAACGGCGCGGCGCTGACGCTGGACATGATGGATGCGCTGGTCGACACGATCATGCCGGGCCGGCCGGACGCGCTGCTGATGTCGAAGCGGACGCGGCGGAAGTTGAGCGCGCTGCGGCGGGCGAGCGGTAATCTGCTTGAGACGGGGGTCGACGCGTTCGGCCTGCGCGCACTCTATTACGACGGCATCCCGCTGTTGGTCGATGACTGGATCCCGACGAACGAGGTACAGGGGTCGAGCGGCGCTGTCTGCTCGAGCATCTATGCGGTGAAGTTCGGCCGGCAGGGCATCACTGGTCTCGAGAACGGCGGCATTCAGGTCGAGCAGGTCGGGGAGCTCGAGACGAAGGATGCGACGCGAAACCGGATCAAGTGGTATTGCGGGCTGGCGCTGATGGGTCCGCTCGGTATCCAGCGGTTGAAGGGCATCAACGCGAGCTGA
- a CDS encoding peptidoglycan recognition family protein, with protein sequence MYRVTDPGYRYVKEGRTTIGQVLAIWTESDSAAYTAAVVALMNSWRDATTQGGVVEGLGLTDVRHLLARRSPADGVPAGPYARRPLAEKRGVVVHYSGPEVRDRANTLAVLQAEARYHVDKDWAKPERPACYGDGLMYHVAIGDDGARYLCRDLEDVLWHCGVTAQNETALAVHVPIGDKQRATPAQLESLRGLIDTWRALTGTPVEEVWGHQELSSTDCPGTLMADFVVPYRRGRLAPVETQQWFPETGHSVGGAFWQFWQSRGGLPIFGYPLTDELSESGQTIQYFERAIFEWHPESDDLWKVQLRRLGAKALATALTPHPPLPMLGEGE encoded by the coding sequence ATGTACCGCGTCACCGACCCGGGTTATCGCTATGTAAAGGAAGGGAGGACGACGATCGGCCAGGTCCTGGCGATCTGGACGGAGTCGGACTCCGCTGCCTACACAGCCGCCGTCGTCGCGCTGATGAACTCGTGGCGCGACGCGACCACCCAGGGAGGGGTCGTTGAGGGGCTGGGCCTCACCGACGTTCGCCACCTGCTGGCGCGTCGCTCTCCGGCCGATGGCGTTCCGGCCGGCCCGTACGCGCGCAGGCCGCTTGCGGAGAAGCGCGGTGTCGTCGTCCACTACTCCGGCCCGGAGGTGCGCGACCGGGCCAATACGCTGGCCGTCCTGCAGGCCGAAGCACGCTACCACGTCGACAAGGACTGGGCGAAACCTGAGCGGCCGGCCTGTTATGGGGACGGACTGATGTACCACGTCGCGATCGGCGACGACGGCGCGCGCTATCTCTGCCGCGACCTCGAAGATGTCCTCTGGCACTGCGGCGTGACGGCACAGAACGAGACCGCCCTCGCGGTTCACGTCCCGATCGGCGACAAGCAGCGCGCCACGCCAGCGCAACTGGAGTCGTTGCGCGGACTGATCGACACCTGGCGCGCGCTGACCGGTACGCCGGTCGAAGAGGTCTGGGGACACCAGGAGCTGTCATCGACCGACTGTCCCGGCACGCTGATGGCTGATTTCGTCGTGCCGTATCGCCGAGGGAGGCTTGCGCCGGTGGAGACGCAGCAATGGTTCCCCGAGACCGGCCACTCGGTCGGCGGGGCGTTCTGGCAATTCTGGCAATCGCGCGGCGGTCTGCCGATCTTCGGTTACCCGCTAACCGACGAGCTGAGCGAGAGCGGGCAGACCATCCAGTACTTCGAGCGCGCCATCTTCGAATGGCATCCGGAAAGCGACGACCTCTGGAAGGTGCAGCTCCGGCGGCTGGGAGCGAAAGCGCTCGCCACGGCCCTCACCCCCCATCCCCCTCTCCCAATGCTGGGCGAGGGGGAGTAA
- a CDS encoding helix-turn-helix domain-containing protein, whose protein sequence is MAQARRATRTMYGYTVDEVSRFLQYDPAAIRYWLRTGHLAGAFDPSIDDWRVTANDLVIFLRQSSEPMPTGVVVWHDAPAVPSPAPVSEAALVMSGAD, encoded by the coding sequence ATGGCACAGGCACGACGAGCGACGCGGACGATGTATGGCTACACAGTAGACGAGGTGTCGCGGTTCCTGCAATACGATCCGGCAGCAATACGCTACTGGCTGCGGACCGGCCACCTGGCCGGCGCATTCGACCCGTCGATCGACGACTGGCGGGTAACCGCCAACGACCTGGTGATCTTCCTGCGGCAGTCCAGCGAGCCGATGCCGACCGGCGTCGTCGTCTGGCACGACGCACCGGCTGTGCCATCCCCCGCGCCCGTCAGCGAAGCAGCGCTCGTGATGTCGGGAGCCGACTGA
- a CDS encoding carboxymuconolactone decarboxylase family protein: protein MHTIDAREAGEKEHRIYLLSAWREAPYYTDAERAALELTEAVTNISQRGVPDDVYERVRQHYDAAQYVALLMAINAINCWNRLNIATNTGAGHYKPHLRR, encoded by the coding sequence ATGCACACGATCGATGCCCGTGAGGCAGGCGAGAAGGAACATCGGATCTATCTGCTGAGCGCCTGGCGCGAAGCGCCCTACTACACCGACGCCGAGCGCGCGGCGCTGGAGCTGACCGAAGCGGTCACCAACATCTCTCAGCGCGGCGTGCCGGACGACGTCTACGAGCGCGTCCGCCAGCACTACGACGCGGCGCAGTACGTCGCGCTGTTGATGGCGATCAACGCGATCAACTGCTGGAACCGACTCAACATTGCGACGAACACCGGCGCAGGCCACTACAAGCCGCACCTGCGGCGGTAG
- a CDS encoding histidinol-phosphatase codes for MSRVPNDYHLHTAFSCDSQATMAAQCEAAIALGLREICVTDHSDWEPLDSCSGFYRPDAYFAELAANRERYGDRLTIRAGVEIGEIHRFGVEAAQLLSAQPYDFVIGSLHWVTSRLTLTPGYFEGWTPKAAYETYYAELLEVVDAGGFDVIGHIDVPKRAGFSIENGYDSNDYEEPLRAVLRAAIERGIGIEINTGTARRPVGKPSPDLPVLQWYRELGGEIVTVGSDAHRPEHIGYRFDDARELLDAAGFTAITRFEGRKATFIDL; via the coding sequence ATGAGTCGAGTTCCGAACGACTACCATCTGCACACGGCGTTCTCCTGCGACTCGCAGGCGACGATGGCGGCGCAGTGCGAGGCGGCGATCGCGCTGGGGCTGCGCGAGATCTGCGTCACCGATCATTCCGACTGGGAGCCTCTGGACAGCTGCTCGGGCTTCTACCGCCCGGATGCCTACTTTGCCGAGCTGGCCGCCAACCGCGAGCGATACGGCGATCGCCTGACGATCCGGGCGGGTGTCGAGATCGGCGAGATCCACCGGTTTGGCGTCGAGGCGGCGCAGCTTCTCTCCGCGCAACCATACGACTTCGTCATCGGCTCGCTCCACTGGGTGACCAGCCGGTTGACGCTGACGCCAGGCTACTTCGAGGGCTGGACGCCGAAAGCCGCCTACGAGACGTACTACGCCGAGCTGCTGGAGGTCGTCGATGCCGGCGGGTTCGACGTGATCGGTCATATCGACGTGCCGAAGCGGGCCGGATTCAGCATCGAGAACGGCTACGACAGCAACGATTACGAGGAGCCGCTACGCGCCGTCCTTCGCGCGGCGATCGAGCGGGGGATCGGGATCGAGATCAACACCGGCACGGCCCGCCGGCCGGTCGGTAAGCCGTCGCCCGATCTGCCGGTGTTGCAGTGGTATCGCGAGCTGGGCGGCGAGATCGTCACCGTCGGCTCCGACGCCCACCGCCCGGAGCATATCGGCTACCGCTTCGACGACGCCCGCGAGCTGCTCGACGCCGCCGGGTTCACTGCGATCACGCGCTTCGAGGGACGCAAGGCGACGTTCATCGACTTGTAG